In the Methanococcoides methylutens genome, one interval contains:
- a CDS encoding molybdopterin-dependent oxidoreductase: MKWISTAILVILVSVIISSSGCVSSDSDTEGDGSDGIYGDEVETLEYQGVELTPINEQRNNAIKGTQWINEDTYLLKINGMVDTPQSLTYGQVTSYPNVSKVVILDCVEGWGFTAKWTGVPVKTLLDEAGVQEGATTVIFYSEDGYSTAHDLDYLVDNNIILGYKLNDVTLPEDRGFPFQLVAEGKYGYKWGKWITSIEVTDEPYEGYWESRGYNNNADVGGPRFG; the protein is encoded by the coding sequence ATGAAGTGGATATCAACTGCAATTCTGGTAATTCTTGTATCTGTGATAATAAGTTCATCTGGCTGTGTTTCTTCAGATTCGGATACTGAAGGCGATGGAAGTGATGGTATCTATGGGGATGAAGTGGAAACCCTTGAATATCAGGGAGTGGAGCTGACTCCTATTAATGAACAGAGGAACAACGCAATAAAAGGAACTCAGTGGATAAATGAAGATACATACCTGCTAAAGATCAATGGTATGGTAGACACTCCTCAATCTCTTACCTATGGTCAGGTCACTTCATACCCGAACGTTTCGAAAGTAGTGATCCTTGATTGTGTCGAAGGCTGGGGTTTTACTGCAAAATGGACTGGTGTTCCAGTAAAGACACTTCTTGATGAAGCAGGTGTGCAGGAAGGGGCGACCACTGTGATATTCTATTCCGAAGATGGCTATTCCACGGCTCATGATCTGGATTATCTTGTTGACAACAACATCATACTTGGCTATAAACTGAATGATGTGACACTTCCGGAGGACAGGGGTTTCCCATTCCAGCTTGTGGCAGAAGGCAAGTACGGTTACAAATGGGGAAAATGGATAACCAGCATCGAGGTCACGGATGAACCTTATGAAGGATACTGGGAATCCAGGGGCTACAATAATAATGCTGATGTGGGAGGGCCTCGGTTTGGCTAA
- a CDS encoding peptidylprolyl isomerase, producing the protein MAIEKGDVIKLSYTGKFNGDQIFDTTNEDLAKENEIYNPRGMYGGDIVIVGAGHTIAGLDADLEGKEVGYSGNVIIPPEGGFGDHDPKLVENMSLTKFKDQKAYPGMNIEIDNKRGTVTKVIGRRVRVDFNHPLAGKEVTYEYTIDEKIEDVTEKVKGILALYTGVPDLEVEVNDNKAAIEVPAMLTFNQRWLMAKGRVANELVEYVGLDKVSYIESYPVETPAPAVEAEEEITESEE; encoded by the coding sequence ATGGCAATAGAAAAAGGAGACGTTATTAAACTGTCATACACCGGAAAGTTCAACGGAGACCAGATCTTTGATACAACCAATGAAGATCTTGCAAAAGAGAACGAGATCTACAACCCACGCGGCATGTACGGTGGCGACATAGTAATCGTGGGCGCAGGACACACCATTGCAGGTCTTGACGCTGATCTTGAAGGCAAGGAAGTTGGATACAGCGGAAACGTTATTATCCCACCAGAAGGCGGATTTGGCGACCACGACCCAAAACTTGTTGAGAACATGTCCCTTACAAAGTTCAAAGACCAGAAAGCATACCCTGGCATGAACATCGAGATCGACAACAAGAGAGGTACCGTCACAAAGGTCATCGGACGCAGGGTACGTGTTGACTTCAACCACCCACTTGCAGGCAAGGAAGTTACCTACGAGTACACCATCGATGAGAAGATCGAAGACGTTACTGAGAAGGTAAAAGGCATTCTTGCACTTTACACCGGAGTCCCAGACCTTGAAGTAGAGGTAAATGATAACAAGGCAGCTATTGAGGTACCTGCAATGCTTACATTCAACCAGCGCTGGCTCATGGCAAAGGGAAGAGTTGCAAACGAACTTGTAGAGTACGTAGGCCTTGACAAAGTAAGCTACATTGAATCCTACCCAGTTGAGACCCCAGCACCTGCTGTAGAGGCTGAGGAAGAGATCACAGAAAGTGAAGAGTAA
- a CDS encoding sensor histidine kinase: MNEEQNVSMDIRGKVDLESVLKRSLKEIKDSAEARVRLESIINRSPAVIFFWSAQEGRPVEFVTENVEKFGYAEEDFVSGTLLYHNILHPDDRDNVQKLIDEAASNGKEQFNCEYRLLTESNDVRWVYEGTLIERNADQSISHFYGIIFDITSRKLAEMEIADNERDISVLYSAVTLASESLDIDDLLSEILMEIGDLLDIDAGGVYIIDHDKREANLRAHIGPEDDLASNISYSREEDMFKNVGDLPKHAIISEEVVRKDSRFVTRNNLTFYLYSRDKVVGFVLLQISDNESINEKNIKVLEHVGKHIGIAIENAQLFEKTQGDYEDLRSVDKMKNEFFANLSHELKTPMISIKGFSELLGEGKFGPLSIEQKRANDAVVRNAEKLRSLIDSLLYMSMEKEGKYKYNFTTVSVRRFIANSIEVARAQVGANNIVFKEDVPDSIPNICGDEERLTTALNNILDNAVKFMSEGEVIISVQDEADHIHIRVKDNGIGIPGDKVDKVFESFYQVDGSLTRIYGGTGLGLHVSKRIVNVHNGKIWLKSLEGFGTTVHITLPK, from the coding sequence ATGAATGAAGAACAAAATGTATCTATGGATATTCGGGGAAAGGTCGATCTGGAGTCGGTATTAAAGCGATCACTTAAGGAAATAAAAGATTCAGCTGAGGCAAGGGTCCGCCTGGAGTCTATCATTAACAGGAGTCCTGCTGTTATTTTTTTCTGGTCTGCACAGGAAGGTCGCCCTGTAGAATTTGTGACCGAGAATGTTGAAAAGTTCGGATATGCGGAGGAAGACTTTGTATCTGGAACTTTGCTTTACCATAATATATTACATCCTGATGATCGGGACAATGTCCAGAAACTGATCGATGAAGCTGCTTCTAATGGAAAAGAACAGTTCAACTGTGAATACAGGCTTCTGACAGAGTCCAATGATGTCCGGTGGGTATATGAGGGCACTTTGATCGAAAGGAATGCTGATCAAAGCATCAGTCATTTTTATGGTATCATCTTTGACATAACAAGTCGCAAACTTGCTGAAATGGAGATCGCGGACAATGAGCGTGATATCTCTGTCCTTTATTCTGCAGTCACACTTGCATCTGAGTCATTGGATATCGATGACCTGCTTTCGGAGATACTGATGGAGATCGGTGATCTTCTGGATATAGATGCAGGTGGCGTGTATATTATCGATCACGATAAACGGGAGGCTAATCTCAGGGCACATATTGGACCTGAAGATGATCTTGCATCCAACATTTCCTATTCCAGAGAAGAGGACATGTTCAAGAATGTCGGAGACCTTCCAAAGCATGCTATTATCTCTGAAGAGGTTGTCCGGAAGGATTCTCGCTTTGTAACAAGGAACAACCTTACATTCTATCTTTATTCAAGGGATAAAGTAGTTGGTTTTGTTCTTCTGCAGATATCGGACAATGAGTCAATTAATGAGAAGAACATAAAAGTTCTTGAACATGTAGGAAAACACATTGGTATTGCTATCGAGAATGCCCAATTGTTCGAGAAGACCCAGGGCGATTATGAGGATCTCAGATCTGTTGACAAAATGAAAAATGAGTTCTTTGCAAACCTCAGCCATGAACTAAAGACGCCTATGATATCTATCAAAGGTTTCAGTGAACTTCTGGGTGAGGGAAAATTCGGTCCACTGAGTATCGAACAGAAAAGAGCTAACGACGCTGTTGTAAGAAATGCTGAGAAACTCAGAAGTCTTATCGATTCCTTGCTTTACATGAGCATGGAAAAGGAAGGCAAATACAAATACAATTTCACGACGGTTTCAGTCAGGAGATTTATCGCCAATTCTATTGAAGTTGCACGTGCTCAGGTGGGTGCAAATAATATTGTGTTCAAAGAAGACGTTCCTGATAGTATTCCAAACATCTGTGGTGATGAAGAACGCCTGACAACTGCATTGAACAATATTCTTGACAATGCGGTCAAGTTTATGTCTGAGGGGGAAGTGATAATTTCAGTTCAGGATGAAGCAGATCATATCCATATCCGCGTGAAGGACAATGGTATTGGAATTCCCGGGGATAAGGTGGATAAGGTCTTTGAAAGTTTTTATCAGGTGGATGGATCTCTTACCAGGATCTATGGTGGCACAGGTTTGGGCTTGCATGTATCTAAGAGGATAGTCAATGTTCACAATGGTAAGATATGGTTGAAGAGTCTGGAAGGTTTTGGTACTACTGTACATATAACGTTACCAAAATGA
- a CDS encoding homocysteine biosynthesis protein yields the protein MVKKSIHEINGRIRDGSVNVVTAEEMVDIVGELGAEGAAKEVDVVTTGTFGAMCSSGVWLNFGHSEPPIRIGKLWLNDVEAYSGVAAVDAYIGATQQSQSKGIEYGGAHVIEDLIRGNSIDLHGTSPGTDCYPRKVIDTTINIYDLNQAIMLNPRNSYQKYNAATNSTNHTLHTYMGSLLPHHGNVTYSGAGVLSPMHNDPNYETIGTGTRIFLGGTQGYIVGEGTQHSPAAGFGTLMLKGDLKNMSSEYIRAATFEGYGTSLYVGMGIPIPILNEDLAKATAITDDDIVTNLLDYGIPSRDRPVLRTVTYGELRSGSIDINGKEVPTSPMSSFKKSRQIANELKDWIKAGEFFVSMPVERLPTTTPCNAMKQSNVDLLVVDIMSSDVTTIHEDAGFHDAAKIIMEKQFNHLPVVDSGNHLVGIVTAWDISKAVAKDEHDLVKDIMTRKVVTTCPDEAVDISAFKLDSNNVSALPVIDSNKHVVGIVTSDDISKLLARRH from the coding sequence ATGGTCAAAAAATCAATTCATGAGATCAATGGCAGGATACGTGATGGCAGCGTTAACGTTGTAACTGCTGAGGAAATGGTGGATATTGTAGGGGAATTAGGAGCAGAAGGTGCTGCTAAAGAGGTAGATGTTGTTACTACAGGTACCTTCGGAGCCATGTGTTCATCTGGTGTATGGCTGAACTTTGGTCATTCTGAGCCTCCTATCAGGATCGGGAAGCTATGGCTTAATGACGTGGAGGCATATTCCGGTGTTGCTGCCGTGGATGCTTATATCGGTGCAACACAGCAGTCCCAGTCAAAGGGCATTGAATATGGCGGTGCGCATGTAATTGAGGACCTGATCCGTGGTAATTCAATTGACCTGCACGGTACTTCTCCTGGAACAGACTGCTATCCAAGAAAGGTTATTGATACGACCATCAATATATATGACCTGAATCAGGCTATCATGCTAAATCCACGTAATTCTTATCAGAAGTACAATGCTGCGACCAACAGCACAAATCATACTCTGCACACTTATATGGGTTCACTGCTACCCCATCATGGAAATGTTACATACTCCGGTGCAGGAGTACTTTCACCTATGCACAATGATCCGAACTATGAGACCATTGGTACTGGTACGCGTATTTTCCTGGGGGGGACTCAGGGTTATATTGTGGGCGAAGGTACGCAGCACTCCCCTGCAGCAGGTTTTGGCACACTGATGCTAAAAGGTGACCTTAAGAATATGAGTTCTGAATACATCCGCGCTGCAACATTCGAAGGCTATGGTACATCACTTTATGTTGGAATGGGCATTCCGATCCCGATCCTCAATGAAGACCTCGCAAAGGCCACTGCAATAACGGATGATGATATTGTCACTAATCTGCTTGACTATGGAATTCCCAGCAGGGACCGTCCGGTACTCAGGACCGTTACATATGGTGAACTTCGTTCAGGCTCTATAGACATTAATGGAAAAGAAGTTCCTACCTCTCCAATGTCAAGTTTCAAGAAATCACGCCAGATAGCCAATGAATTAAAGGATTGGATCAAGGCCGGTGAATTCTTCGTTAGCATGCCTGTGGAACGTCTTCCTACGACCACACCCTGCAATGCAATGAAACAAAGCAATGTGGATCTACTTGTGGTGGACATTATGTCCTCAGATGTTACAACTATCCATGAGGATGCAGGTTTCCATGATGCTGCTAAGATTATCATGGAAAAACAATTCAACCATCTGCCTGTGGTCGATAGTGGTAATCACCTTGTGGGAATTGTAACTGCATGGGATATCTCAAAGGCTGTGGCAAAGGATGAACATGATCTTGTCAAGGATATAATGACCCGAAAGGTTGTCACAACATGTCCTGATGAAGCTGTCGACATTTCCGCTTTCAAACTGGATAGCAATAATGTTTCTGCACTTCCGGTGATCGATTCTAATAAGCATGTTGTGGGCATAGTCACAAGTGATGATATCAGTAAATTGCTTGCAAGGAGGCACTAA
- a CDS encoding 4Fe-4S binding protein yields the protein MMIKINMAADIVTTPILAEAIIETGSLLNISQAHFDPIHGEVVAEIPSDQLVKIRDALVSRGAEVVVLNTPIHRDEEECVECGACISVCPVKVFSFADDWSIKADSDKCIQCGTCLKMCPHNALALGQ from the coding sequence ATGATGATCAAAATAAATATGGCTGCGGATATCGTTACAACACCTATCCTTGCAGAAGCTATTATCGAAACAGGTTCACTACTGAACATATCCCAGGCACACTTCGATCCGATCCATGGCGAAGTTGTGGCTGAGATACCCTCCGATCAGCTTGTGAAGATCCGTGATGCCCTTGTTAGCAGGGGTGCTGAGGTCGTGGTCCTTAATACTCCGATACACCGGGACGAGGAAGAGTGCGTGGAATGTGGTGCCTGTATCTCTGTCTGTCCTGTGAAGGTATTCTCATTCGCAGATGACTGGAGCATTAAGGCCGATTCTGATAAATGTATCCAGTGTGGTACCTGCCTTAAAATGTGTCCGCATAACGCCCTGGCCCTTGGCCAGTGA
- a CDS encoding UPF0280 family protein: MKEHFQLKETIVTIVGDDQSHIDAAKRAIALNRAELEGYILRDHYFKITLEPYECSEDAPEVVRRLVKAGNTMGIGPMSAVAGTISALAVEAMVDAGASYGIVDNGGDIAIVNDRQVIIGIYAGTSSIKDIGLVIEPSSKIRGICTSSGTVGPSISFGQADAAVIFSDDVSLADSAATALSNATDTGRDAVEQAFDVVKGIPGIGGALVVQGEYMGMWGNVPKISRADVRYECITKG; the protein is encoded by the coding sequence ATGAAAGAGCATTTTCAGCTCAAGGAGACCATTGTCACCATCGTTGGTGACGATCAGTCTCATATTGATGCAGCAAAGCGTGCAATCGCTCTGAATAGGGCAGAATTGGAGGGGTATATCCTCCGGGACCATTATTTTAAGATAACTCTGGAGCCCTATGAATGTAGTGAGGATGCACCGGAAGTCGTCAGGAGACTTGTAAAGGCAGGCAATACTATGGGCATTGGTCCCATGAGCGCCGTTGCCGGTACAATATCAGCGCTTGCCGTTGAAGCAATGGTGGATGCAGGTGCCTCTTATGGTATCGTTGATAATGGTGGGGATATTGCTATCGTTAATGACCGGCAGGTTATCATTGGCATATATGCAGGAACTTCCTCAATTAAGGATATTGGACTTGTAATTGAACCTTCGTCGAAAATTCGCGGGATATGCACCTCTTCTGGTACTGTGGGTCCATCCATAAGTTTTGGACAGGCAGATGCTGCTGTCATATTTTCGGATGATGTTTCTCTGGCGGACTCTGCAGCTACAGCTCTTTCAAATGCAACTGATACTGGCAGGGATGCTGTTGAGCAAGCATTCGATGTTGTAAAAGGAATTCCCGGTATAGGTGGTGCTCTGGTAGTTCAGGGGGAATATATGGGAATGTGGGGCAATGTGCCAAAAATAAGTCGTGCTGATGTGCGATATGAGTGCATTACCAAAGGGTAA
- a CDS encoding AIM24 family protein: protein MGRYSVDEFIEMTGQKDLGEGLFELERDRMLELNLNGRVWTKRGSMVAYLGDVKFTREGVLEHGVGKMLKKAVTGEGVSLTKAEGQGKVYLADEGKKISILKLDNDSIFVNGNDLLAFEDGINWDIKIMKKVTGMLAGGLFNVKLEGTGMVAITTHYDPLTLKVTKNRPVFTDPNATVAWSGNLKPDLKTDISLKTLVGRTSGESVQMAFKGEGFVVIQPYEEIPFQAAPPS from the coding sequence ATGGGAAGATATTCAGTCGATGAATTCATTGAAATGACCGGGCAAAAAGACCTGGGAGAAGGTTTGTTCGAGCTTGAAAGGGACAGGATGCTTGAGCTTAACCTCAATGGCCGGGTATGGACAAAACGAGGTTCAATGGTAGCTTATCTTGGTGACGTTAAGTTCACAAGAGAAGGAGTACTCGAACACGGTGTTGGAAAAATGCTTAAAAAGGCAGTCACCGGAGAAGGTGTCAGCCTTACAAAAGCAGAAGGACAGGGGAAAGTTTACCTTGCAGATGAAGGCAAAAAGATCTCCATACTTAAACTTGATAACGACTCTATTTTTGTCAATGGTAATGACCTTCTTGCTTTTGAAGATGGGATAAACTGGGACATCAAGATCATGAAAAAGGTCACCGGAATGCTCGCAGGAGGACTTTTCAACGTCAAACTTGAAGGGACAGGAATGGTAGCGATCACCACACACTACGACCCGCTGACACTTAAAGTAACAAAGAACAGACCGGTCTTTACAGATCCAAATGCAACAGTTGCATGGTCAGGCAACCTGAAACCAGATCTTAAGACCGACATATCCCTCAAGACACTTGTCGGACGTACAAGCGGAGAAAGTGTACAGATGGCGTTCAAAGGGGAAGGATTTGTCGTAATACAACCTTACGAGGAAATTCCATTCCAGGCAGCACCACCTTCTTAA
- the ftsZ gene encoding cell division protein FtsZ: MQSIVQEALRHTEKEKEYRQSVSADDQFDGFGMPRITIVGCGGAGNNTINRLYNIGIEGAETIAINTDKQHLDHIRADKKILVGKTLTRGLGAGGYPEVGAKAAELARGTLEEIFKESDLVFVTAGMGGGTGTGVAPVVAEIAKEQGAIVVGMVSSPFRVERARTVKAEEGLEDFRRAADTVIVLDNNRLLDYVPNLPIEQAFSVMDQLIAETVKGITETITQPSLINLDYADIRAIMGCGGVAVMLVGDSKNQDKSNDVVRTALNHPLLDVDYRGATGSLVHITGGPDLSLKEAEEIAASLTYELSPNANVIWGARIRDDYEGKVRVMAIMTGVQSAQVLGPQFQSGIVENTNTNTNTNTSRSSSFSRVERGRRTVVEPIGAQASHGGSIIDIIQ; the protein is encoded by the coding sequence GTGCAGTCTATAGTACAAGAAGCATTAAGACATACAGAGAAAGAAAAAGAGTACAGGCAATCAGTATCAGCAGACGACCAGTTCGATGGTTTCGGAATGCCCCGGATCACCATAGTTGGTTGTGGCGGTGCTGGAAACAACACCATCAACCGTTTGTACAACATCGGTATTGAAGGTGCAGAAACTATTGCTATTAACACCGATAAACAGCATCTGGATCATATCCGTGCTGACAAGAAGATCCTTGTTGGCAAGACACTCACAAGAGGTCTTGGTGCTGGCGGTTATCCTGAAGTTGGCGCAAAAGCTGCAGAGCTTGCACGTGGTACTCTTGAAGAGATCTTCAAGGAAAGTGACCTTGTTTTCGTAACAGCTGGTATGGGTGGAGGAACCGGTACTGGTGTAGCACCTGTTGTTGCAGAGATCGCAAAGGAGCAGGGAGCTATCGTAGTAGGTATGGTGTCCAGTCCGTTCAGAGTAGAGCGTGCACGTACCGTAAAGGCAGAAGAAGGTCTTGAGGACTTCCGCAGGGCAGCTGATACAGTTATCGTTCTTGACAACAACAGGCTTCTTGATTACGTTCCAAACCTGCCTATTGAGCAGGCATTCTCCGTTATGGACCAGCTTATCGCTGAGACTGTAAAAGGAATCACAGAGACTATCACACAGCCATCTCTCATTAACCTTGACTACGCAGATATCCGTGCTATCATGGGCTGCGGTGGCGTTGCTGTCATGCTTGTCGGGGACAGCAAGAACCAGGACAAGAGCAACGACGTTGTTCGCACAGCACTCAATCACCCACTCCTTGATGTTGACTACAGAGGCGCAACAGGCAGCCTTGTACACATCACAGGTGGTCCAGATCTTAGCCTGAAGGAAGCAGAAGAGATCGCAGCATCCCTTACCTATGAGCTTTCACCAAATGCAAATGTCATCTGGGGGGCACGTATCAGGGACGATTACGAAGGAAAGGTACGTGTCATGGCTATCATGACCGGTGTGCAGTCTGCACAGGTACTTGGTCCTCAGTTCCAATCAGGTATTGTTGAGAACACAAATACTAATACAAACACAAACACATCGAGGTCCTCCTCTTTTTCTCGGGTCGAACGGGGACGTCGTACCGTAGTTGAACCAATAGGTGCACAGGCATCACATGGTGGTTCAATCATCGACATAATCCAGTAA
- a CDS encoding dihydropteroate synthase-like protein, producing the protein MDILVATGKLAEKTVRYSVGYSVVDNADVLVLDVEVAAFLTPHRLLSALKKQQKKYDVIFIPGLCTGDFSLVAKELGCKVFLGPKHAYDLSSVLRFVDEMEFSLEVPACELLSDVWRDIALETLDEVEEKAEPLMNLENVKLGGGSRMKVMAEVVDATGLDEDILSKRISSFIKKGADIIDLGASLTASSEDVKRAVNVARKVSTVPISIDTLEPELIKAALNEGIDLVLSLNSSNIDEVAQEVALAGVAVVIIPDAGEGFESLIKNIDAARSAGISNIIADPVLDPIGHGISRSIVRYSRFHEEYPDVPVFFGVGNVTELIDADSVGVNATLCGIAADVGSCILFTPEFSEKTRGSISELNTAAKMMALAKERESSPKDLGLDLLCLKEKRRRPDVEVPEKYVIAQNFAGWELDPLGPFRIGIAADDDGGVIVAQHEKATIVGQNARDIMDTIMNMKLISKVDHASYLGCELEKAEIALRLGRSYSQDDDL; encoded by the coding sequence ATGGATATTCTGGTCGCAACCGGTAAGCTCGCAGAGAAAACTGTACGTTACTCTGTAGGTTACTCTGTAGTTGATAACGCCGATGTTCTTGTTCTGGATGTTGAAGTAGCCGCATTTCTCACTCCTCACAGGCTGCTCTCTGCCTTGAAAAAGCAGCAGAAGAAGTATGATGTGATCTTTATACCGGGTCTTTGTACCGGAGATTTTTCACTTGTTGCAAAAGAATTGGGGTGCAAGGTATTCCTGGGTCCCAAACATGCTTATGATCTTAGTAGTGTGCTCCGCTTCGTCGACGAGATGGAGTTCTCACTGGAGGTTCCTGCATGTGAGCTTCTCTCCGATGTATGGAGGGATATTGCCCTGGAGACTCTTGATGAGGTAGAGGAAAAAGCTGAACCACTTATGAACCTTGAAAATGTGAAGCTTGGTGGCGGTTCTCGAATGAAAGTGATGGCCGAGGTTGTGGATGCAACCGGTCTTGATGAGGATATACTTTCAAAAAGGATAAGTTCGTTCATCAAAAAAGGCGCTGATATCATAGATCTTGGTGCATCTCTCACTGCATCTTCTGAGGATGTAAAAAGAGCTGTAAATGTGGCTCGTAAAGTGTCCACTGTTCCTATAAGTATTGACACGCTGGAGCCGGAGCTGATCAAGGCTGCACTGAATGAGGGTATTGATCTTGTGCTGAGCCTGAATTCCAGTAATATTGATGAAGTGGCACAAGAAGTTGCTCTTGCAGGTGTTGCAGTAGTCATAATTCCAGATGCCGGGGAAGGTTTTGAGAGCCTTATAAAAAACATTGATGCTGCCAGATCAGCAGGAATTAGTAATATTATCGCCGATCCTGTGCTTGATCCAATAGGGCATGGTATCTCAAGATCGATCGTAAGGTATTCCCGATTCCATGAAGAGTATCCTGATGTTCCTGTATTTTTTGGGGTTGGGAATGTAACTGAACTTATTGACGCTGATTCTGTAGGAGTCAATGCAACCCTTTGTGGAATTGCTGCAGATGTGGGTTCATGCATTTTGTTCACGCCTGAGTTCAGTGAAAAAACACGTGGTTCTATCAGTGAACTGAACACAGCAGCAAAGATGATGGCCCTTGCAAAGGAAAGGGAAAGTTCTCCAAAAGACCTGGGTCTCGATCTCCTATGCCTTAAAGAAAAACGAAGGCGTCCGGATGTTGAAGTTCCGGAAAAATATGTAATAGCGCAGAATTTTGCCGGATGGGAACTTGACCCGTTAGGTCCTTTCAGGATTGGTATAGCTGCAGATGATGATGGTGGCGTTATCGTCGCACAACATGAAAAAGCAACGATCGTGGGACAAAATGCAAGAGATATAATGGACACTATTATGAATATGAAGCTCATATCAAAGGTGGACCATGCATCTTATCTGGGATGTGAACTTGAAAAAGCTGAAATAGCTCTTCGTCTTGGAAGGAGCTATTCACAGGATGATGATCTTTGA
- a CDS encoding TRAM domain-containing protein yields MESTAPVEAGETYDVTIEDIAKEGDGIARVSGFVIFVPATSVGDEVTIKVTKVMRKFAFGEVAE; encoded by the coding sequence ATGGAATCAACTGCTCCAGTAGAAGCTGGCGAAACATACGACGTAACAATTGAAGATATTGCAAAGGAAGGAGACGGCATCGCAAGAGTAAGCGGTTTTGTGATCTTTGTACCTGCCACCTCCGTTGGCGACGAAGTGACCATCAAGGTCACCAAAGTAATGCGCAAGTTCGCTTTCGGTGAAGTAGCTGAGTAA
- a CDS encoding geranylgeranyl reductase family protein, with product MTPETSYDLIIVGAGPAGSTAATYAAQAGASVLLIDKKKDIGIPLQCGGFLPRLETLQELVPNAELPFTLESIPSECIHASSSVQRFIAPNGNSKEFEVDADAIDRRRFDKYLAKVAGKSGAQLMAGTNVLEVNGTTVKVDGVFGEHTIHGKVLIGADGPNSIVGKAKGLVRDPDPMGTGTAFEYEISGVDVDRDAVEMYFGKDYVPGGYAWVISQGGDTANIGVGIREVLFRNGMSARDYLERFMYEHPIASKKLTGGSIISVVSGLVPVGGAPKVTATKDTLVAGDAAGHIIATNGGGISTAMVGGKIAGQTAVDSLEGKCKLTDYDERWRKEMGLEIKTAVYVRKLMDNLMRSDSMMSAAIKMIDPEHMKALQCGQLPDAVRKGLIKMNFGIK from the coding sequence ATGACGCCTGAAACATCATATGACCTGATCATTGTCGGTGCAGGGCCTGCCGGTTCTACAGCTGCAACCTATGCAGCACAGGCAGGCGCATCCGTACTTCTCATCGATAAAAAGAAGGATATTGGTATACCACTCCAATGTGGCGGTTTCCTTCCTCGTCTTGAAACTCTGCAGGAGCTTGTTCCAAATGCTGAGCTTCCCTTTACTCTTGAGTCAATACCTTCGGAATGCATACATGCTTCAAGTAGTGTACAGCGCTTTATTGCTCCCAATGGTAATTCCAAGGAATTTGAAGTAGATGCTGATGCTATCGACAGGCGCAGGTTTGACAAGTATCTTGCAAAGGTGGCAGGCAAATCCGGTGCACAGCTCATGGCAGGTACCAATGTACTTGAGGTAAATGGCACTACTGTTAAGGTTGATGGTGTTTTCGGTGAACATACGATCCACGGTAAAGTTCTCATTGGTGCTGATGGTCCTAATTCGATCGTTGGAAAAGCAAAGGGACTTGTGCGTGATCCTGATCCAATGGGTACAGGTACGGCATTCGAATATGAGATCAGCGGTGTGGATGTTGACCGGGATGCTGTGGAGATGTACTTTGGAAAAGATTATGTTCCCGGTGGCTATGCCTGGGTTATCTCCCAGGGAGGCGATACTGCTAATATTGGTGTAGGTATAAGGGAAGTCCTTTTCAGGAATGGTATGTCTGCAAGGGATTATCTTGAAAGGTTTATGTATGAGCACCCGATTGCCAGTAAAAAGCTGACTGGCGGTTCTATAATTTCCGTTGTTTCCGGGCTTGTGCCTGTTGGTGGTGCTCCAAAAGTGACTGCTACCAAGGATACACTTGTTGCCGGTGATGCTGCCGGCCATATCATCGCTACCAATGGTGGCGGTATATCCACTGCAATGGTTGGCGGAAAGATCGCTGGCCAGACTGCCGTTGATTCTCTTGAAGGTAAATGCAAGCTGACAGATTATGATGAGCGCTGGAGAAAAGAGATGGGACTTGAGATCAAGACCGCAGTCTATGTGAGAAAGCTAATGGATAATCTCATGCGCTCCGATTCAATGATGTCTGCAGCGATAAAGATGATCGATCCTGAGCACATGAAGGCATTACAGTGCGGTCAGTTACCTGATGCGGTCAGGAAAGGCCTCATCAAGATGAACTTTGGGATAAAATGA